The genomic stretch CAAAAAATTTCAGGTAACCTTGTTTGCAGTGCACTGTGCAGGATGCGTTAACTATCTCATTGCAGATAGGTACCCTGATTCGAAGAGAACTTGGATAGGTGCTATGTTTCCGAATTTTAAACAAGAGAGTCTTTGGGACAGATATGTAACTTCAATATATTGGTCCATTGTTACGCTTACTACGACTGGCTATGGAGACTTACATGCAGAGAACACCATAGAGATGTTGTTTGATATCGCTTATATGTTGTTCAACTTGGGTTTAACATCATACATCATTGGAAACATGACTAACCTTGTAGTTCACTGGACAAGCCGCACCAGAAATTTTGTAAGTACTTTCAATCTTAAAAGCTTCTTCTACTGCTGCTCCGTTTTCCTGTGCCAACCACCTGTTAAGACGGTTTTCATTTATATTACACATATTTTGGACTAAACTCAGTATTATCTTTCAACAATGCCcttcaaagtcattatcaaaccaATGTTCAAAAAGCTAATTGTgtcttttcaaaaacaaaaatcgTTCAGATAAGAGGAAATTTATTTCTTCCCTATAAATAAGAGAGGATTCATTTTCTCACAGAGGGATACCGTCAAAGCAGCTTCGGAGTTTGCTTCAAGAAATCATCTGCCACATCGCGTACACAATCAAATGTTGGCACACATATGTTTGAGGTTCAAAACAGAAGGACTGAAGCAGCAAGAAGCGTTAAATGATCTTCCAAAGGCTATTCGTTCAAGCATAGCGCACCATCTGTATTTTCCTGCCATGCAGAAGGTTTACCTCTTCCAAGGAGTCTCTCACGATTTCATTTTCCAACTGGTAATAATACCCCGCATGTCATGTTGTTTCTTTcgctttttgctttttctaactTTTCCTTATGTGTTCTCCTCTCCTTCCTGCAATAAATATAATATAGGTTTCAGAAATGGAAGCAGAATATTTTCCACCAACCGAAGATGTGATACTACAAAACGAGTCTCCGACAGACCTTTATATACTGGTTACAGGAGCAGTGGTGAGTTAACTAAAGCATCGATAGTCTAGTAACATTACACGAATCTTAAAGAATGTCTACTAACTCTAAAAAATCTTTTCAATGATTACTTGTTGCAGAATTTCGTTCACTACAACGATGGGAACGATCAAGTATGTCATCCTAATAATCAAACAGATTGTGTTTTTTTGTCTCTTCAAATTAAACAATCAAACAACTGATTATAACTTCCTATCTCAATATTAACAATTCAGGTGGTTCTTGGCAAGGCAACTGCAGTTGATACATTTGGAGAGTTCGGAGTTTTGTATCATGTACTGCAGCCTTTCACCGTTCGTACCACGGAACTTTCTCAGATTTTAAGAGTCAACAAAACATCTTTAATGAATGTTTTACAAGCAAATCCAGCAGACGCACAGATTATAATGGATAACCTTCTAACGGTAATTAGGATACTCAAAGCCTTAAACTCAACACGGAGAATAAAGTGTATAAACTATATTTATCAATCATATACCCCTCTGATAATTTCTGATCTATATTTGACAGAGATTAAAGGGGCGTGAAGGACTCGGCTTTGAATATCCACATACAGATCATGGATTGGTTCTACATGAACTGCTTCATGGATGTAACACAACAGAATACTCTTCTCAAGAGTGTACAAATAATCCATCTGGCCATTCGTTAATGCATGAAGGAGAACACATAAATATCAGAGACTCGCAGAATAATTTGCATACAGTGACTAATGAGGTTCATTTAGTCGCTAATAACATGATACCTGAGGATGGTAAAAGTGATCTTCATGCTGCTGTGCTGCCTCTGCATAAGGGGAAACTAGATATTGTTGAAATCCTGCTTGAAAGAGATGCAAAAGCAAAGATCCCGAATAACATAGGGTGGACTCAAAAAGCTCTAGTACAACAGTTAAAAAACAAGAGTGTTTCTGATCTTACGATGAATTGTGAAAGCGGGAAGAAATCAGATGAACATAGAATAGAGATTATTGAACCACAACTTCTTAAACTTGGCAGGAATGGCTCGACCAGAAACAGTAAACAGGATGATGGTATTAGAACTATTAACTTCCCATTAGAGAAAGCATACACAAACTCCAAATCGAGAAATTCAAATTGTCCGGGTGAAATAGAAATTGCAAGGTTCGCCAAGAAGAGGGTAACAATCCATTCACCAAGTGGATGGAGAAGTAGCTCGCATGAGCAACACGGAAAACTCATAATCCTACCAGATTCATTAGAAGAGTTGCTCAAAATTGCTGGTAAGCATTGCACACAAGTCCCAAAAAAGATTAATCGATCAACCTATAACCGAGAAGCAGTAATTAGTCAAACACACGCACACGGGAGAGAATGGAGTGTGATATCtgtttttctctttcttcttatGGTTTTTGCCGGGACAAGGGAAGAGTGATGCTGCTAAAATCAAATGCAATTCTAAACACAGAATGTATAACTTTGTTGTACAACTTACTTTTTTACTTCTAACTATTAACTTGCAAAATTGCAGGTGAAAAATTTGGCGGCTTCAAAGCCATAAAAGTAATTAATGAAGAGAATGCAGAGATAGACGATATTGATGTCATTCGAGATGGAGACCATCTCTTTCTTCTAGGCAGCAATAGCGACAATTTGAGTACATGACGTTAACATTGTATATAGGAAGATAAGTAGTACCTTTAGGAACATAATGACAATGGTATAATCTACTTTTGAAAATGCCAAGTATTCCATCAAGATATTGGAAAATCATACAAATCAATTACAAAAGGTGCTCTTGGTTTATGATTGTTGAAACAATTTACACTCATCAAGAAGTCTAGTAGTAAatccaagaaaaaaaaaagtcataTAATTGAGTGACAGCCTCTGCAGCATGTTTGCTGATGTAATG from Vicia villosa cultivar HV-30 ecotype Madison, WI linkage group LG4, Vvil1.0, whole genome shotgun sequence encodes the following:
- the LOC131595543 gene encoding potassium channel KAT3-like isoform X1, with the translated sequence MPFSRVRAFFQRFWLDEMEMGSYTHSSFLSSDLLPSLGAQINQETKRRKYVIYPFNPKYRVWELLLVVLVIYSAWICPFEFAFLIYKQNGLFIIDNIVNGFFAIDIVLTFFVAYHDNHSYLLIDDPKKIATSYLSTWFALDICSTAPLETISLLFTNYNSELGFKLLNMLRLWRLRRVSSLFARLEKDIRFNYFWVRCTKLTAVTLFAVHCAGCVNYLIADRYPDSKRTWIGAMFPNFKQESLWDRYVTSIYWSIVTLTTTGYGDLHAENTIEMLFDIAYMLFNLGLTSYIIGNMTNLVVHWTSRTRNFRDTVKAASEFASRNHLPHRVHNQMLAHICLRFKTEGLKQQEALNDLPKAIRSSIAHHLYFPAMQKVYLFQGVSHDFIFQLVSEMEAEYFPPTEDVILQNESPTDLYILVTGAVNFVHYNDGNDQVVLGKATAVDTFGEFGVLYHVLQPFTVRTTELSQILRVNKTSLMNVLQANPADAQIIMDNLLTRLKGREGLGFEYPHTDHGLVLHELLHGCNTTEYSSQECTNNPSGHSLMHEGEHINIRDSQNNLHTVTNEVHLVANNMIPEDGKSDLHAAVLPLHKGKLDIVEILLERDAKAKIPNNIGWTQKALVQQLKNKSVSDLTMNCESGKKSDEHRIEIIEPQLLKLGRNGSTRNSKQDDGIRTINFPLEKAYTNSKSRNSNCPGEIEIARFAKKRVTIHSPSGWRSSSHEQHGKLIILPDSLEELLKIAGKHCTQVPKKINRSTYNREAVISQTHAHGREWSVISVFLFLLMVFAGTREE
- the LOC131595543 gene encoding potassium channel KAT1-like isoform X2, coding for MPFSRVRAFFQRFWLDEMEMGSYTHSSFLSSDLLPSLGAQINQETKRRKYVIYPFNPKYRVWELLLVVLVIYSAWICPFEFAFLIYKQNGLFIIDNIVNGFFAIDIVLTFFVAYHDNHSYLLIDDPKKIATSYLSTWFALDICSTAPLETISLLFTNYNSELGFKLLNMLRLWRLRRVSSLFARLEKDIRFNYFWVRCTKLTAVTLFAVHCAGCVNYLIADRYPDSKRTWIGAMFPNFKQESLWDRYVTSIYWSIVTLTTTGYGDLHAENTIEMLFDIAYMLFNLGLTSYIIGNMTNLVVHWTSRTRNFRDTVKAASEFASRNHLPHRVHNQMLAHICLRFKTEGLKQQEALNDLPKAIRSSIAHHLYFPAMQKVYLFQGVSHDFIFQLVSEMEAEYFPPTEDVILQNESPTDLYILVTGAVNFVHYNDGNDQVVLGKATAVDTFGEFGVLYHVLQPFTVRTTELSQILRVNKTSLMNVLQANPADAQIIMDNLLTRLKGREGLGFEYPHTDHGLVLHELLHGCNTTEYSSQECTNNPSGHSLMHEGEHINIRDSQNNLHTVTNEVHLVANNMIPEDGKSDLHAAVLPLHKGKLDIVEILLERDAKAKIPNNIGWTQKALVQQLKNKSVSDLTMNCESGKKSDEHRIEIIEPQLLKLGRNGSTRNSKQDDGIRTINFPLEKAYTNSKSRNSNCPGEIEIARFAKKRVTIHSPSGWRSSSHEQHGKLIILPDSLEELLKIAGEKFGGFKAIKVINEENAEIDDIDVIRDGDHLFLLGSNSDNLST